The nucleotide window CCGCCTGTGCCTGGTGGTATTGTTGTGCCTGAGGGTGGTGGCTGGCCATCATCATCTGCTGCTGAAGCATGAAAGCCTGCTGCTGCTGGGCCATGGCGGCCATCTGCACCGCATGGGGCGCCGCATACCCGTTTGAGCCGTAGAACGGGTCCTGCATTGCTGCTGGCTGTTGCATCATCGGGGCCGGGGCGGCACCGGTGGTCTCCCAGGGGTTGTAGCTCGCGGGCTGGCTCGCTCGTCGGTTCGCGTCTTCGTATAGGCTGTCAAGGGTGAGCAAGTCCAGTCCACCAGCCTGCAAAAGGTGTCAAGTTTAGTATGACCAAAGGATGATCAGCAAGACAGGGTATAATTGTTGCATCTATAGGAAAATGTATCGTACCAATTTTTTGCCTGAAGCGACGGCAGTTTCATTTGAACTGGGTGCAGTGACTAGGGCCAGTTCCCAGCCTGTGACTCCATTTTCAAAAGCAGGAGCGGCCTGGGGCACGTCATCTGCAGTGATCAAAAATAAATTAAGGGCTGTGCATTGACCAGATTCCAAGCGATGAAAAAAACACCTGTTTCAGTTCACAGGAGAGAAATAAATGTGTACCTATTGGAACAATTGCCAGCGCTAGAGCGTTCCTCTCGTCTATCTCGGCCACAGCAGGGTGTGTTTCATTCAGACCCTGACAAGCAAAGGAAGTGTTAGCAGAATCTATGTATGGGTAGTGACCTCTTTGTGACTGTGAGTAGCAGTGTAGCACAGGATGTTACCAGCAAGTCTGTTGGTTCAGCAGCAGGTGCTTCCTCTTTTACTGGCTCTGGTTCTGGTTCAGGCTCTGGCTCTTGTTCCACTTCGGGCTCTGAAACCGGAGGCGGTGAAGTTGGCTTGACTTCCTCCTCTGGCTCTTTGTTGTATTCTATAGCCAGTATGGCCTGAAAACAAATCAAATGGGCTCAGAGCAAACTCAACAAGAAACACATAGGAAAATCATGAAAAGGAAATGATCGAAATAGTTGCAGGGCCAAGTAACTCCTAGCAATTTGCATTACATGAGAAGTTCCAAATTATGTGCAATTACACACATACCTGATCATGCTAATCATTTACTAGGATGAACATGCaacttccttttcttttttgcttAAGGCTCGTTCGGAAACCAGCATACAGAACATTAATTTAGCTGCACTTCTCTAATATATTTACTCGGCTCTAACAGACACTATTACTAGAAAGCTAACTGAAACGAAGTATAGAGAACTGGCTAGCAACCCAGATAACAAAGTACACAACCAATGCTAGTTAGTTTGTTAGAAACTAGTTCTGAGCTAAATTCATTGTCCTCCTGATAGTGGAGATTCTGATATCTAAATGATGATGTCTTACTTGATATCCACACACCCCTATCTATAACAAAGTTCTGGTTTTAAACAGTTTCCGAACCTTATCTTTCATCGCGGGAGCATCTCTCACATATTCCTCCATAGTTTGCATGAATGATGCCGGAGGCTGTAGAAGTTATAAACGGAACGCTGTCAGCTGCTTGCTAACATGGAAAACAGATACCAAAGACTTGCAAATCAAGTATGCAACGAACCTGTTCAATTTTCAAGAACTTCTCACCACGTGCTACGTGTATTGTTTTACACACTTCATAAAATTCTGACAATCTCTCAGACTgcgaaagaaaaaagaaaaggagaGGATGAAAAATCCAACAATATCAGTTAGATTACATATTCTTATTCAACACAGTTCACAAGGATTAAATCAGTGGCTCAGAATTTCAGTTTTAAAAATCAATCAGCATCAGTAGAGCTGATGAGGTTGAAGGGGGAAAACATGCTTTTATGATGGGTTTTATTTCCATACATAGGTATCTAAAACCAAATTAAACAGAAGTTGTTGAATCCCCATGGTCAACACTTGCTTGAGAATGCATATAACTAATCCTCATTAAAGTGAGATATCATATAGAGCAGCAATAGCTCGAATGGGCTTACATGGCTGCCCTAAGATTTTTTTTCTTTACAGTTTTCATCAATCAAGCACTGAAGCAATGGTCTGTCCACAATAATTAGTGGGTTATCCCATTGTCTTCCTATTGTCTCCTAAGTGCTGACAGATAACCAAGTTCACTTTATACGTCCAAGGATTTTGAGTTATGTTCATACAATAAAAGGAATTTTAGTTGTGTTGCTATAAACAGGGGAGGAAATCCAATGAACAATGTAATAGCGGATGAGCAACAGAGAAGGGATACGAATTTTACCTGGTTAGTTGCTCTTTTGTATATATCAAGGGCCCTAACAGCGTCATTTCTTTGCATTTCAAAGAACTGCAACAGGTAATGAGGTGTAAACTGGATGGGCAAAATAATAAAAATAGCTAGCGATTTAAGAAGTTTCACAAACTTATCCTAAGTGACAGCACAGAAAGTTCACCTTGTCAACAAGATTTATTGTCCCATCACTAATGGCAGTGTAGATCTTGACACTCTCCAGAGCAACCTTTCAGTAATGCATGAAACAAAGTCATTGAATGCCAAACCACTCATATACAATGCCTAAAAAAGAAACACGTGTGACATCTCAAAATAAGAAACAGAGGAAGCGAGCATATCCTACTTACCATTGAAAGCGCATGCTGGATTATAACATTATAAGATGATGCCCCTTGTGGCTGCAAAATTCAGTAATTCGTAACATGTCAAGAACATCACATGAAGAAAGGATTTGGTGAAACTAAAGAACTTGTGGTCGGCAAATAGCCCGTTACCTGGCAAGCAAGAAGCCGGAAAAGAAGTTGCTGCAGTGGTGGCAGGTGATCTAGCACACCAACAGTATCAAGATCCCGAGTCCTCTGCAGATATCAGAATTTTCCATAGAAACTTAGATGTGAAACTGAACTATTGTAACACAAACATTTTATGTTGACGTATATTTCAAATAGGATAAACTAACTAGTGTAAGTTTGGCTTCGGCGTACTATCTATTATGCATTGAAAATTTTGATCTAGTTATTctttaagcacatgaagcatgcTCCACATAATTATATCAACAATTAAAGAAAGTCTCATAGATGCAGTTAAGAGGAATAAGTAGGACTAGCATTGTATTTATGGTTATTTTGCTGTTGAGGGAAACTAGTATGATATACATACCGGAGGATCCGACTCCACATCATACTTCAGCACTCGGAAACATTCAAGTCTCTCTTCCAAATATGAAGCATAAGTGCGTACCCATGCAGAATAATCCCAAGCTGAACCAACAAGTAGAGAGCAAACAATCATGAAAAGTTCTCAAAACAGTATATGTATATAAATGACAGTACTAGTATGAATGTCATTTCGGCACCGGTGATAACACAACTACAAGCAATTAGTACCTCCTGAACTAGAATCATCCTTAAAGTAGGCCATGTTTAGCATATGTGATCTAGATCTGCCATAATTAATAAGCTCTTCACGAAACGTGGGATCAACTTCGCGAAGGGCACGATGTATGACAATTAATGTCTTCAGCGCAACCTGAGGAATAAATAACCAAGCAAAGAATGTTTATAAGTTCTTTATTGCATCACACATGAAAAGCATTATAAATAAAAAAAGGAAACCATCCACCATTCAAATAAAGTTTTTTCTTGTaggaaaataaataaagaatCGACAAGTTGATTTACTAAAGTTCAAACAATATATTATGGCTCTCAGAAGTTAGAATATAACATGTCATTCAGAATTAAGCACCATGAGGGAGGAGATATGATAGTTTAACAGGAaaatttcagatctgaacctgaATTTGAAATTAAATATGGAATGTGTACAGAGAATCATTTTGCATAATTAAGTACAATAGAAATCTCCAGCTCACAAGCATGCCTTGACAAACCATCCATCCCATcccaagtactccctccgtcccataatacaagagcgttttcaatactagtgtagtgtaaaaaacgctcttatattatgggacggagggagtacatatcaGTACAAAATTTGAAGTTTACACATTTCAGGTTTTATAAAAAGTAAGACCATACATGTTACCATGTCCTTATGAACATCACAAAGTTTACAAAGATTGCACCGAGATAGAATATGTAAAAAAGGGTTTTTGATACAAAAAGAGAACTAGTACATTCtaacagaacaacaatcataagAAAACAAAGACAATGGCATTGTATTTGACCATCATAAATGGAAGAAATAAATCCATACCGCCCAGTTTCGTGTCTTCGAAAGACGCCTCGCTAGAGCATGAATGCAGTAAGCTACATCGGCCCTTGGCCTTGCAGCAGAAATGGAGAGGAAAATCTCTGCAAACCAATAAACATGTGGGTGATGGCAGTTGTAAAAGGTATCTACTCGCAATCAGAGAGAAAATTAGCGCGTCCGCAATACAAATACCAGGACAAATGCATGTAACCGTAAGCGAATGAAACTTCAAGCAGAACAGTGTTTTTCGTTGAAACAGTTTGTTCTGGCATATATTCAGTTGGATTTGCGCACATGCTCAACTTTTTACAAAATTGTAGATGGTTCAAAACTTCAGATGATGAAACGCTCAGTTCGCCGTAGTGGTTCAACTAAGAGATGCGGTAAACCATTACCTCTTATGTACTTCTCCCTCGATGGACGCTCGCTATGGTTGGTGGCCTTCACAATTGCAATGTCCAGCTCCTGTTGTCCCGGAGAAATGGTGAGCCAGCAGTGAGTGAAGCACGACGGAAGCAGAGGTTCAAATATGGAAAGCTTCAAAGACAATTCAACATCCAACGGAATCATGAAAGTGGCCCGACCTTGTAATCGCTGTTCACTTTGGCCAGGCTCACAGTTGTGGTGTCCTTGAGGGCGCCGAGGTACTTCCTGAGGCTCTGCTGAGTGCCACCACCCGCCATTATCCCCAGCTCACGTGTGATGTCCTAGCTGGCCTGATTGCGAAGCAAAGCAGTGTAAATGAGATGTGCGCCAAACGCAAGCCAAATAAATGCTGTTTTCTCAGAATGAACCAGACAATGCAACAGCTAGATGACGGGTGCATGGGGCCTGGAACGGTTCCAGCTTTGGTTCAGCAAGAACTACTTCTCACCAAACTAGAAGCATTTACTACAAATCTACAAGCATAAGATATTAAGATGGAAGCAATTACTAGATAATTTTAGCAAGAACACGCAAGATCAATCAGTACAGCAACGGATCCAGAAGAAGATCGCCAAGAAAGCGGATCCAAATGAGCTGCAAACAGAAGAGGGCGAAGCAGGGGAACCAACGGCACCAAAATCTCTGACGCACCCAAGGGATATATTCCGCGAGATAAAGAGGAACGGGATGCCAAAGTGAACTCCACCGAATACTTGTGCAGAACAATTGAGCTAGATTGGTGGGAGAGAAAGTGGTCAGGACCACGGATCCTATCTATCAAGGCCCATCTCCGGCAGGACTCTCCAGCAAGCCACCACTCACCTACAGAGCAGAAGCGCAAGAACACCGACAGAAGCGGAAGGCTGCTGAGACAAATGGCCGAACAGAGGCTGCACCGATGATACTGCTGCTCAGCGTAATAACCATGCGAATGAACGAAATGAAACAGAGGAGCCGAGCTGATGTTTCCTCCAAACCGAGCGGGACAAGGCAGGCAGGAATCCCGTCCGGATTCTCCGGGGAAAGCAGCGCAAACTTCTATGCCCGACAAAGAACAAGGGGACAAGTATAAATTCAAACTTCAATTCAACGCAATGGACAATTCAACTCAGAATACTGACGCCGACGAAGGCAAGAGTCCACCTGACGTGCTCCGGCAAGCAATCCCCGGGAGGCCGGTCGCTGGATCCAGCCGCGCGGCCGCAAAACCAGGGATCCAACTGAGCAACGGTAGACCGGAAACAGCGAGAGGAGGGGGGATTTCAACTTTCAAACCGGAGCTCTGGCAAGCGAACAAGAAAGAAAGCAAATAGACAATCATTCGGCCGCACGGCGCCCCAGGAAAACAAACGGCTTTAATCAGGGCTCGAGCCCTGCGCTGCCACGCCACGGCCCCCAGAATCGCCCAAAAAGCTGGCACCGCCACGCGCAGCGCCGCAATCGAGAAGCATACGGCCAATTAGCCACACAAAACTACTCTAAGCAGCAGAGAAATTAAGCAGCTTATTAGCTCACCTCAGGGAGGATCCGGGCGGACGGGGAGGGGGGCGAGCTGCACGGGGTGGGGGCGGCAGGGGGGAGAAGAGAGGGGGGGTGCGGGGTGGGTTCTTGGCGAcggggggaggaagaggaggaggaggggaggtcGCTTTCGCGGCTCGGCCAACCCGGACGCGAACCACCACCCGGTGGCCGGACAGGGACGCGGCACCGGAGATTAAACAATGGAGACGACGCACACAGCGCAGCCGCAGCCACAGCCACAGCCAGAACTTTACTATACTCCAGATTAGCGTACGGGCTCGGCTCAGCTCAGCTGGGTTAGCTAGTTAATTAATCAATTGTCAAGACCAGGTAGTACTATTAGTTACTTAAGTGCGTGATTAAGCCTGGCTTTCCGTTTGTTTGTTTGTTTAAGAAGTGCGTGGTTGATTGGCTTGCGGCTccttttcctttccatttttCTTTGCGCCGTCCGCCTTTTCTAAATTCCTCGCCTCCTCGTCGGTGGAGGGGAATGGGATGGGATGGGATGCGTTTTTTGGTTGTGGAATTTTAGTTTGATTTTTTTAGTGTTTtctggaaggagaagggggggTGGGGAGGTGACTGTGACTTCGTTTTAGTCCACATCATGGTCCCTAGTACTTTTCTCCTCCGCTACTGAAAAGGTTGAAATGCATAGGAGGCGCCGTTATTATTTTGATTTTGAAGAGGAGAAGTGCACGGATGAACTCACGGACATATGAACCCACTTTGTAAAACTCAACTTATTTCTAAAAGTgccaaaaaaatctgaaaaaaaaatCTCACTCTTACATCGTGTTCTACGTGTGCACGGAGAGTTTCGAGGAAAAGCAACTCTTTCTTTGGCCTATGCGAAAAAGACAACAAAAAAATGTGTCATGGAACGCTATTTAGAAGCACTGAAATTTCTCTTTTTTGCGGAGGCAAAACCGAAGGAGGATTTTTTTTTCACAAAACTTTGCGCCACGCACACATGTTGCGAAGATGTATGCGTGAAGTTTTCTTTTGAATTTTTTGACATTTTAAAATGTGATGGATATGAATTTTTTGAAAGTGGGTTCATATGCCCATGGGCTCAACACGTACACACTCTTGAAGATGCCTAAGTTTGGTCCCAATTTTAAGCCAGTGTGTACAATAAATCAAGTTTTTCGTAAGCATTGATGCTTAATGATGCGGGAGAGATGCATAATCAAACTTTTATTCTCTAAAAATAAGCACCGATGCAGGCCGAGGTAATTCCGTtttcaaaacaaaaaaacaaGCACCGATGCTTAAAGAAAAATAGAGTTATTTCTCTAGGCACCTTGCATTATCCAAGGACTAGATGTTTGAGTGATTCATTATCGTCCTTTCTGGCCCAGCTCGTTTCTCACCACGATCATTTTCTTTGCATCATCCTCTTTTCTTAATTCCATTGGTCCTCGTCGGTGGAGAGGAATATGATGTTTTTTTGTTGGAGTTTAGTTCGCTTTCTTCAAGAGTTTTGTGGTAGGAGTTGTAAGGGATGACTGTGACTTTGTTTTGGTAGTCAACATCATAGTGCCTACTTTTCCTTTCAAAAGACGAAAATGCATTGGAGGCATCATTATTATTTTGTTATTTTAAGTTGGCTAGTCCTGATTTCAAGTGAGTGTGTGTCAGATCCTACAATAGTTAAGTGATTCATCACGGTCCTATCTACCGCAACTCGTCTCTTATAACAACCACCATGTCGAAATAGGGAGGCACAACATGACATTCTCCATTGGCGGCAATTGGGCAATTCTACGTTCTTCCACTGCTTGGGTTTCTTCTTCTTTCATCCATGCCACCCCCTAATCTCTCCATGCTAAGTTGTCGGCAGAGACATGAGGCAAGAAAGAGAAAGGGGCGCTACCGCTGGTGATATGGTTGCCATTGGCTTGGTGTTTCCACTGTCGGACAATCATGTGTCATATCTCCAAACTAATGTTGAATCCCAACCGGGTGTCATACAAGTGCCCTAATCCCCGTATGAATTAACATTGTCGGATTAGTTTTGCTTAGGTTTCGTTATACAAATCCTCATTTGCCAATACATTTATGGTCCTTTCTGAGCTTGGGATTTTAACTAAGGGGTCATGATGGTTTCAAACTCTACTATTCGAAAATGAACAAGATAACTATGTTGGTTATTTTGCATTGGTCAAGGATGAGGGCAAGGGATTTGAGGTTATGCCCACGCATAACCAGTTCTGCGACATCAACGGTGAGATGACCGAGGTGATGAAGAAGATAGAGGAGCTCATAGCATTGTGAAGGATGATCTTCTATGTGTTTGGGACGTTTGGGGCATACCAAAAGTTTCTTCAAATTGCCATGTGCTAGATATGATCCGTGGTGAATCGGCTAAAATACGTATAAGACTCATGTACAATCTTTTGAAATATTAGGATCAACTTGGCACCTTCGGAATATTGTTGGGACTTTATATGCACTTTTCACTCTTCTCCCAAGGGTGAAATGACattgttttttttctcttttcaaCTTAGTCTTCACCTACTTGTTTTTCAAATTATAAGCTCAATCATGTCATACTATTATAAACTTTACCCATTCTGATATTTGTAAGAAGAGAAAGTTACATTGATGCACCTCAACTCAGAATATATATTTTCACATTACCGCCTAATGCTGAAATTATATCAGAGAGAAACATAAAATAATGAGAGACGATTGAAAGAAAATCATAAAAATATTTATCAAAAATAGCTTGAAATTTCGCACGGACAGAGATCAAACCAGCCCATCCTATCATTTTTATATCATAAGATCTAATGCACTGTGATAAAATCATTTAAATCATGTTTTCACATATGTTCGAACAAATGCCCGGTCCGCTGCCACTAATCTACCTCTGTGCCTCTTACCTTATGAGCAGAACAGGAGGGCGTGACAGATGAAACGATCCTTTATCTTGTAAGGAAGATGAAGCAACGTGTTGGCCAATCTGTGGTTGCATGAAAGCAACCAGAAAAGATAAACATAAGAGTGCGTGGATTAGCACTCCAGGGTTGAATTTTATACGCTTGGATGACTCAAAACGGTGGGTAGATAAACAAGCCACTATTATAGCATCCCCAAGTGTACGTGTGTTACTCCTAGTGAGTTAATTGGTTTACACACTGGCTGGCAGGGTGTCGCGGGTTAGTTTAAGCGGCATGATTAGAGCGAGTGACCGGTGACGCACGAGGGACAACCAGCACCGAAGTGGCAGGGCCGGGGTTAGATCAGCTACACAATCAATCAGTGCTAATCTTTTATTCCAGGGTGATTATAATACTGTATGTATACTAAAGTGGTCTGTGGTATTTTATGGGCAGTCCAGCGTAGCCGCTGGTGCGTCGAAGGGGGGAGTGGGATAATAATTGGGGCGCACGCACAATCAAACGTGGGTGGTGCTGAGTAGGACTTTCATTTGAGCCTTTTTCTCGCCATTGCCCGCCCTTCTTTTTTTGCCCTTGCACCCAGGTGCGCAGCTCCACGTTTCGCCGCTTCGGTACGTGCGTGTGTACGTACGGTCTCTTCTCGCTTCTATGCTCGACTCTTGGTCACATGGCCAAGTTGCACGTACACCCTCCGCACATGTCACTTGTGCAAGAAATTAACTTTTGTAGGAGTCCACCCTCCCCCCGCCCCAAAAAAAAACCTCTGCCAAAAGTCTAAATAAATGACACCCTGAATTATGAAACCTATTTTACACCCTCGGGCATCTAAGCGAGCTGCGAGGAATGACCCTGTTTCGCAAGTGTGCAAGCCTTGTGCAACGGGCGAGCGGTTCTTATGGGTGGTTCGACAAACCGGTAGAGGAGACAAGAGCAATTGTTGGAATTAGGCGGCAGTGAAGCAAAGCTAGACCTGATAGTGTGAGAGCCGTGGAGTCGGAGGCAAGGAAGAAGATAAGGTGCGACGATGAAGGATTTAGGGTCAACCAAGGTGAGTGGAGGACTGGGGAGTGAGAGATTTGCCGAACAGTCGTTGCCGCCCAAAGCAATACAACAATGTGGAAAGAGATGGTGGTGGTAGGacgatgagagagagagagagagagagagagagagagttacaCACACAAATAGCCAAATGTGCATTTCCTTCTTTTTTTAG belongs to Triticum urartu cultivar G1812 chromosome 7, Tu2.1, whole genome shotgun sequence and includes:
- the LOC125518256 gene encoding putative clathrin assembly protein At5g35200, whose product is MAGGGTQQSLRKYLGALKDTTTVSLAKVNSDYKELDIAIVKATNHSERPSREKYIREIFLSISAARPRADVAYCIHALARRLSKTRNWAVALKTLIVIHRALREVDPTFREELINYGRSRSHMLNMAYFKDDSSSGAWDYSAWVRTYASYLEERLECFRVLKYDVESDPPRTRDLDTVGVLDHLPPLQQLLFRLLACQPQGASSYNVIIQHALSMVALESVKIYTAISDGTINLVDKFFEMQRNDAVRALDIYKRATNQSERLSEFYEVCKTIHVARGEKFLKIEQPPASFMQTMEEYVRDAPAMKDKAILAIEYNKEPEEEVKPTSPPPVSEPEVEQEPEPEPEPEPVKEEAPAAEPTDLLGLNETHPAVAEIDERNALALAIVPIDDVPQAAPAFENGVTGWELALVTAPSSNETAVASGKKLAGGLDLLTLDSLYEDANRRASQPASYNPWETTGAAPAPMMQQPAAMQDPFYGSNGYAAPHAVQMAAMAQQQQAFMLQQQMMMASHHPQAQQYHQAQAAPANPFGANPFAPAGAQHPYGGAGTGMMPLHAVQGNAYTGLI